A window of Gossypium hirsutum isolate 1008001.06 chromosome D13, Gossypium_hirsutum_v2.1, whole genome shotgun sequence genomic DNA:
ttaGTTTatcttcccctttttctttcaggaatttaaattttttatataataccataagaatactttattttttatgaaaataaaattaccgTTTTTTAGGTCAAATTATATCTATGGGCACTCTACAAtgtttaaatttatgatttagttgtccatactttaatttaacataatctggttcatctatttttataatatcactTGTTAGTTCAAATAGTTGATATCATTAACTCTCATGCCGAAGTATATTTTTTTACAAGTTATAGacgggtttttttttaaaatcatgtaaGCATTTTAACTGAAATAATTAAGAATGTTAACTATTTAGATTAACCAATGTCATTGAAAAAACAAAAGAGTAgattatgtaaaattaaaatataaagactaaatcccAAATGCGAGTATAGTAAAAGGACCAAAactataatttaactattttcttataattactaaaaatagagaagaagaaaaaaagagttgGACATTGTCATAACATGACAGCCCTTAGGGCTTTTATTTCCCTACcatgtttaaattttatgatttattatctatattttaattttacatcattaattttttatttgtacaaTATCATGTAGAAATAATTTGTATATGTTAGAAAAGTAATTTTTGATTAAATTCACGCAAGTATTTTAACCGAAATAATcaataatattaactaatatcattataaaaataatatactaaattatgtgaaattaagatgtaaatttaaaccctaaatacGAGCATGATAAAAGGATCAAAAACATTATCTTATAATCACTTATAAAAAGAGTTGTCCACCTATCATGACATGATACCCCTTCCCTTAAGGATTTCCTTTCTATATAGCAGATTTTACCTCACCCACGATACGagtaaacaaaaaatattttatacatatttataaaattatttcaacaaCTGATTATGGGTGAAGTGGTAAGAGATTCCTATTTAAATTTATCGGTTTTGTGTTCaatattcttaaataatattttttaattattttatttgaaatattatataaaaatgtgaaataataaagatacatttataataatattaattatcttttaaaataaaaatattttaataattttataattgaatttgtgTCGAGTTGAATAGGATTAACTTGCAACCCCTTTTGACTTTCTTGcattatactttttattttaattttaaatagagaatttgttttatttgaatttaacgtggaaaaacgtGGAATCAACTCCATGTTTggatttttttcatattttaacaattttgatttaagagtttttttttattttttaaataaatatttttaatttaatatatatatttttataaaaaaaggatAATGATATTTTTGaccttatattttattaaatcttCTAATGTGATACTCTTACCTTGAAAATGTTTATATTTGTACTTGAAGTTTAATTCTTATATCAATGTGGTACCATATTGAAGTTTCGGAATTTAACATCATTAGACAAAGGTACCACATTGAAAGACAAAATCAAACTATAGATAACAAAATAGATATTTTCAAAGTAGATGTGtcacattaaaatattttataaagtataaggattaaatatgTCATTATCCCTTGTAAAAACAATATCAAAGTTTGAACTCGATAATCCAAGCCAAAGTTAGAGACAAATTCAAATGAGTTTGAATTGATCTATCTTAGCATTTAAACTATTTGAGCTCGAAATCATTTTAAGTTTAAATCATGTTAGAATCAAACTTGTAAATAAAAActcttcaaaattaaaaaaaaaataaaaaacacttacaatttttttaaatagtctttcaaaatttaataaaaaataaaatatttccaaaaattttataaaaatcaaattttttattttataaaatattatttttaccgCTAGTGAATTTGGATCAAATGTAGAAAAATTTATAAcaagtaaaatatattaaaaactcTATCACACGCCTATGCGTGTGAAAACCACATATTTAGAATATAGATGTGAcatttgaaataacatataataaataatgaaatatgtaatttgaaactaattaataataacaactaaaatataaatgatgttaaaatgaaaaaaaataaattaatttgtgagtaaaataaaatttaaacacaaaaatacaACATATCAATAATACTAAATAGATACAGTTATTTATCTTagtgttgtcatcaatcttgagttggTGTCAAGTTAACTTATGACACTGATTCaatcaataatattattaatatatacaaatgATGAATGTAATAAATTGtgcacattaaaataaaaatgtacaaaaaatattaaaatgaaactttggttaaatagtaaatttaaatttgtactaattaAATTAGAGTGCGTTCAAATCCCacaatatgtattttttattagtttttgttaaaataaaaaattaaagtactttcaaataatataattattttaatataaattttaaaagttatataaaaataataaaaatcattaaatttgaAGTTACCAGATAATAATGTTTATTACTTcaactaaaatcaaaattaatttttatttaattatttaaaatatactatATAACCTTTTTTTCACTTAGATTCTAAATGTGTCGTACTctttatcatattaaaaaaatcattgacATTAACATCAGCTTAAAAGGGGGAAGAAAAGTTGCCACGTGTCTGAATTATTTAAAAGTCAAAAcactaaaaaaatcattttattttgagctgtcaattaaaaaaatacaaaaaataaaaataaaaacaacattaAGAATATGAAAAGACTTTTCGTTGGAAAATCAAAGATTTCACAGAAGAAACTTGTTTAAACAAACAAGTtaaacaaacaataaaataagagcaCAACCTTCCactacataataaaaatatctttttatttatttatttataattattggaaatttttaatttttattgagattttgaaaagcatttttattttttaaaattagaagttctatttttcaaaaatttttaatgtaaagattttttaatttttaaaaaacctttataattttatttattatataaactttaaaaattttactaacataatatataaaacaaaatagttGGTTAACTactagtgtaatttaccctattatttatttataagcataatgataaatttagtcttcaaagtttttatattttgtcaatttgacccTTAACCTTTCAAAATGAGTTATATTTGACCatcaatcttttaaaaagagtggatttatttttttaacaaaaatactagctaaaactttaaatttttaaacatgacagCTCGCATAGCAATTCACATGTGCTTCatgctatttaaaaaaaattatgaatttactttttattttatattgaattttgttatttttgaatatttttataaattttaaattatttattgacgtgACATATGAGATAAATAATGTCATATTTTTATGAAGCACAAATAGATTGTCATGCTAACatcattaaaaaaacaatattttaattagtatttttgttaatgatttcACTGTTTTTAAAAAGTTGAGGGTCACAtttagtttataaaaaaaataagggtcaaattgataaaatatgaaacattaagggttaaatttatcattGTGTCTTATTTATAAATCttcaactaatttttattttatattattattgacTAATAGTTTACAAAaggcaaaatttcaaaattcacccTCAAAGTCTCGAGGTCTTTTCACTTCAGCTCTTAAAGTTGATGACATTATTGAGGTTCCGTAACACGTTAGCGATGATGTaggattttgaattaaatttatttaaaaaaattaaaaataaaatataaataatagattcaggaaaattttaaactaatgattaaaaaaatgaaaaaatataaaaattaaaattattaaaaaatttccttttattttttattctcccTCTCCTTCACGTCTCTCGATAtctcttcttttttattaaaaaagttcTCTTTTTCTCATCCCTCTTTCTGTCGTTTTTTCTTCCTTCCTTCTCAAAACAAACCCTAGCCGCCGATGCTGCGCCGCTCACCACTGCTGAACTCTGCTCCTCTCTATCACCTTCTAACACCATCGCCACACTATGGCCACACCCAACCAGCCCAACGTTTCTACTAATGCTAAGTCAATATGCTTAGAATACATGAATGAAAGGTCTGGTTTGTTTTTAGTTTTCTACCCTCCGCTTAAGAGAAAGTGGCCAAAGGTGGCGAGTAAGAGATGGGGTTGGAGGCCAGGGTTCAGGAAGTATACAGTTTGGAGATTATCCCAAACATTGATGGGGATGGCCTCGTTTATCCACCGTAGCGCCGAGATTCCAGGGAAGTTCTCGCTCCTTTGAACCCCGATGTGCACGTACAACGCCAAAAACGTCTTTCCTAGCCTTGGAAATATATGCTCTTCCAAATACATCTTCACAATGTCAACGCTCAATAACTGAGCTGATCCACCCACGCCCCCCCCCGTCAAAATACCATCCACAACTCAAATATTCTTTAAACAAAATGATAATACTAATAAGTCAACAAAAAAAGGGGTGGGGGCATGGGGATCATTAATTACTAGGGAAGAATTTTCCGGTAATACGAAGGATCTTGTGGCCTTGTTTATATTTGATGCGGATCTTGAAAATGTCGAGTTTGTGGAAGAGGAATTCTCGATTAGACTAGAAAACCTGGGATGACAGGATTGTTGGGGCTTGTTTTGAGAAGGGGAGAAGAagaagattaaaaaattaaaaaataaaaatagaaagacgcaaggGAGAGGGAGAAtaagaaagaaattatttttaatattttaatatttgtacattttattattttaaatatttttattgtttttaaaatttttaatttttaataaattcaattcaatattccaTTTCATCGCTAACGTGTCACTACACCTCAGCAATGTCACCAATTGAGGTGGCATTGACTGTTAAACGATTATCATTCATTTTTGGCATTATTTGAAAATTGTTTGCAACCTTTGGATGAgattgcaaaataaaaaataaaaaagtaagggcgaaagtgaataaaaccctaaaaTGTTGACggtgaattttataattttgcccttatAAAACTCATGCAATATCATATAGGGTTAATATAGTTGGAGCTACCTAAATTTGACAACTTATACCTATTTAGTACATCAACTTTTTTTTGGATTTAACTAGCAACCAAAACttgaaaaccttaaattaatttagtattttttttaagtatttaactAATACATTACAATCTCACATTTTGACACatcataaaaataagaaataaaaaattgctATATGTCACAAttactattaatttttaatgtcacgtcaattttttttaacagtGTTAATTAAATACCTAAATAAAGTATCAagttaacttataatttttatatttaaatactaattagatttaaaaaatttagCTATCAAGTAGACACAATTTGCCATGTTTAGGTATGGTAATTATTATCccaataaaatattatttcttaaaaaaatgatttctgaaaattgaaaaaataaatcaaatataaaatcgATAAAACCGCAGGTATTTTTTTAAGGGCAGAAATCTCCAATAGTGGCAACTTCCTTCTTTTTGGGAATaagttgttttctttctttcctttcactTTTTCTATTGTCCTAAATTATCCCATCCATACGGCATAACGTAACCATTTATGTCCCTGTTCCTCCATCTTCCCTTCTATTTCAAgcttgctttttttttcttcttcttattttcaaCCCACCATATCCACAAAATCCCCATATTATGTCCTCCTCCTGAACCTTGGGTTgacctttatttttgaaaatgacCAAAACTTTAAGTTAAACATGCTTAAACTTCTTTTGCTTGCTTCTCTAGCTAAAATGAAAACATTCCAAAGTTTTGAGTACATGAAATAAGGAACTATTAATGATGAAAAAGTTTATGCCGTTGGGTATTATTGAATGCACACAACACAGGGAGGAATGGATGAGATGTGTTTTGGAGTGGACTATGTGACTGTACTTTCCTTTTGTTTTACTATCactaataacaaataataaattaaaaaatggcttattaagtatattaaaaaaaaactgtaGATAGTGATCAAGTTGAATGATTTCATTTTTCTCCAAGTTGGGAACTTTTGAATGGACAAAGTGGGAAacttgaaagaaagaaaggaaagaaagtgatagttttttttttttttccaaattaaaaaataatttattttttatgggGGGTGCTTTCTTTAGTTTCCTTCTTAGACTTTAGAATTGCCACTGTTACTAACTGGAGCTGGAGCTTGAACTGGATCTGGATCTggatctctctctctttctctctcactCCCATATTTTCTCAGTACTCTGCATTGTCCTATCAAACCCCATCTCTCAAATTCAAGGTACTCTTGCTTCTCTTCATCACTTCATTGCAACCACTGTtcatttctcttctctttttttccccCTATTTTCTCTAAGAGTTCTATTCTTATTAGCATATTAGGGTAGGTAAAGTTGATTTGCAGGAGTCTGATGTAGgaacaaatacataaaaaatctCTGTTCAATCTTTGCATTGTTCACATGGTGTATGTGACTATGTTTATTTGTGTCTGTGTTATTCAAAATAACAGTATGGTCCCTGCTTTGCATTTaaaacttgtttttcttttcaaggTTGATTAAACTTTAAAGCATATACATGTTTGTTGTATTCATTAAATTGATGTTGTCTTTGTCTACCATCTACCCTTTTTCAGATTATGGTCTGATCCCAGAAAAAGAAACTTAATTGCAGACAATAAAGGGTATTTGTTTGCAGTCAACGGTCAATGGTCAAAACAGGCTAAGTAATAAGATGGTGAGATTAAGGACAGTGAGTGATGGTTTGAGATGCTGATATGTTGCCTTCAAAATCTAGATGAAGGCAACCACCCTATGCAGTGCAGTGGCAACTAAATGTAAAAGCTATTGATATTTCCTCATCATGTCTGGTTCAAGACAGCGTCCCTACCTCAAGAGGCCTGTGTGGATTATTGTATTGGTGAATTTTGTGATCTTGTTCTTGATTGCTGCCTATCTTTACCCTCCGGCAACTTCGGCAGCTTGCTTTATTTTTTCTCCTACAGACTGTACTTTGCTCAATCAGCCACCAGCTCCCAAAATTCCTACTAGGGAATTAACTGATGATGAGACCATCTCTCAGGTTGTAATTAAGGAAATCCTCAAAACACCTCCTGTTGAATCCAACAATCCGAAAATTGCCTTCCTGTTTTTGACTCCGGGTCAACTCCCTTTTGAGCCACTCTGGGCTAAGTTCTTTCAGGTAAGACTTCCAGTTCCTCGCTCGTTCGTGATGTTTTTTGTTTTGGCTTTTCACTCGGTTATCGGCCTGCCTTAACATGGCTTTGTTCTTTGTGTGTCTTATGGACTTTGATCTTTGTGTTGAACTTGCTGCCTTGTATGTCTGTCATTCGTATTAAATGAAATTTGGTATCAGCTCTGATAAATGCAAAAGACAGCCATAGATGCTGGTGCATGCTGGACAGAAGTATTCATTTCTTGGCTTTCCAAACTGATCTAAATGCAGGCTAGCctgcattttctttctttctttttaaagcTTTTTGCAGGTGAACAAATTATATAGAAACATGGATACACCGATATATGCCTTTGCTGGGGACTATACAAACTTCACTATTAAAAATCACATTGTATAATCTTTTCCTGCAGGGCCATGAGGGTAGATTCTCTGTCTATGTTCATGCTTCCAAAGAAAAGCCAGTACACACAAGTCATTACTTCATGGGCCGAGACATTCACAGTGAATCGGTTGGTAGCATTAATCATTTTATGCATTTtgttataaaaattttgatgaaaCCTTTTGTTCCTCAATTTTGATGAATCTTTATCCGccattaaacttcaaatttcTGCTTGAATATCACTTTATATAGTGTCACCTAAAATAGCAGCTATAAAAATGCAGGTGTCTTGGGGTAAAATTTCCATGGTTGACGCTGAGAGGAGACTGTTGGCAAAGGCACTTTTAGACTCTGATAACCAGCAGTTCGTGTTGTTGTCCGAAAGGTAAATGTGGCATAggatttcatttttaatattctcATGATAAGTAGTTAGCTGAAGTTTTCCCCTTAAACCTTCTTCCACAGTTGCATTCCATTACAGAACTTTGACTATGTCTACAACTACTTGATGCTCACTAATGTCAGCTTTATCGACTCGTAAGCAACATTGAACTCTTTCCTTTATCCTGTCCTGTAACTTTAGTGTGAAAAGCCTTTCCATTTGTTGTTGTAAAtattgagtttatgaaaactattTTTTCCCTCACTTGATCTCTTCCTCTCATCAGTTTTGTGGATCTTGGTCCACATGGATCCGGGAGATATTCCGAGCATATGATGCCCGAAGTTGAAACGGACGATTTTCGAAAAGGCTCACAGGTAAATCCCTTTTAGACTAATAATATATGGCTTTGCAGCTAAACACTGAAAGTGTAGTTAGATTGAAACAATAGACAATGGTGGACAATTACATTTTGGGGTTTAATCTGTGATTATAAATGAGTTAATCAACTTTTTGTTTGTTTCAGTGGTTCTCCATGAAGCGGCAGCATGCTATAATAGTTATGGCTGACAGCCTATATTAcactaagtttaggtattactgcAAGGTAATCTTCCTATTGGACTCACCTTATTGTATGTTTTGTGAATAAGAATATAATGTGATTATATTAACGTCCATGTTATGTGTGTTGTGTCAGCCAAATATGGAAGGGCGCAATTGCTATGCAGATGAGCATTACTTGCCAACTTTTTTCAATGTTGGTACATTTAGACTCGCTTATTCCGCTTGTATCAATAAATACTtgctttgattttttatatattatatttgtgcaTACTTGCATGCAGATGATTGATCCTGTTGGAATAGCAAAACGGTCAGTAACATATGTGGATTGGTCTGAACGGAAGTGGCATCCTAAATCATTTAAGGCCGAAGATATTACATTGAAGTTCCTCAAGAACCTTACAGTAAGTTGTCACATTACATTACATTTTATTTATGTGCCTTGTCTCTACTAAGAGCCCTACGGGTGTAAAGGCTGAGAGTTCTACCATTAATGACCAATTTGCCGTAAGTCATGGGGTTCGAGTTAGACCATGCGTAAAATCTTCAGTTTGCCACAGCTCCAACTGTTTAGGCATTTAAAAATGCTCCACTCTCTGTGGAGTAGGGAAACAGAACTCGCTAACTCAAATGGGAGCATGCTCTACCATTAATGACCCATATGTTATATAGTCATGAGGTTGAGTCAGACCATGCGCAAACTGATGAGTTTGCACATGTTTCCGCCCGGTTCAGATATCATGTGGCATTCATATTCTGCGTCTCTCAATAGAGTGGGGAAACAAAACCCTCTAGCTCAAGCGGTAGCATGCTGTCCCATCAATGACTTATATGCCATAGGTCATGAGATTGAGTCAAACCATACGCAAATTCTTCAATTTACCATAGTTCTACTCTGTTCAGACACTATGAATCGTTCACATTCTTTGAACCCATAAAGGGCCTCAAAACCCCAACCAGAATTAATAAGAGTGTGTTGATTGGTGTAGATTTAAGAAAGAAAAACTGTGTGTTTTTTTGCAGACCATTGACGACATAGTCCATTTCACAAGTGATGAAAAGGtaaaaagagtatttattttgttttcattttatttttgtactctcataataaaataataaataaaatggggGGTGTTAGTGTATTAATTGGTATGGGTGGTGGGTGCAGAGGATGCTTACAGGACCATGCCTGTGGAATGGAATAAAGAGACCTTGTTATTTATTCGCAAGAAAGTTTTATCCAGAAACATTGGAGAGGTTGATGTTCTATTTCTCTAATTATACAACACTATCTGTGTAGTCTTTCCCTTTCCCCTTGCCTTTCCCTAGTGCTGTGATTAATGTTATTATTCTTTGATTTGATGGGATCAGTATCACAAGCGGACTCAGATCAATGTCATTCAACAggattaaaattttgattgataAAAGGTTTTATTTTAAGGGTTTTTATTTCAGGGCTTTTAACATTAATCTTATTATGGAgtcttattatatttattatttttgatacAATGTCAAGAACCATTCATAGTTTCTTTCAACTCTTAAATAGGAGTATAATGTGCTTCAGCGCACTCAAACTTACGTCCtcttacattgacaataataccgATGCCCATCGAACTGATGCTCAATCGGCAAATCACATAGCATTTGACTTCGCATACATAGGTAGGAAGAATAGACAAGTGAGAAAGAATGAAGCTGTAAAATTTTTTGATTCATAGGCATCCTTTTGTATACAAGATttgtaataattataatataatattgtgCTCCTAAACATTAGGAGAACTATTCAGAATTATTATcagatttttaataattatttaaattaatgcgTATTATATTTTTTGGATAATATATTTAAGTTTGAATTCCTGAatattttgaatatataaatttaatagaataataCATTTTAATCGATTTCTCTAACCAAcccaataaaattaatttaattgaactAGTTTAATCGAATTGGCTCGGTTTAAATAGTTATGTCCGTTTTAATTGACTTCTGTTCACCCATAATGACAAACTAGAAGTTTAGGgtttataaatttacaaaaatgtTCTTTTGAGgtttaaaacttaataaatttaaaaagtagaagTGAGTTTCTTCTACAGGTAGTTGGACTAGGTTTAAATTCTAGAGTCGACATTATTAGGATGACTTTACTTGAATGCTACTTTCAACGTAAGAAAAATTAGGCTCAAATCATAAAATAGATGGAAACACCtataattataaaaacaaaaaaaaacaaaaaaaattaataataaaaacactTCAATTCATCGTGACAATATAATTAacaacaaataatatttttattacttcAAAATTTATGTACAGAATAATTACTTGTACATTAGTATATCATATAGTATTACagactataataaacacatttaaatgTCAATTgaaacaatgtttttaaattaatctaaaataatgtaaaaatgaaatttaattttaaaacagaTTTAGAAAGTAAAATATTTAGAAACCAATggaaataacatatttaaaaaataaattaaaataccataaaatttaaaaaactaaaatcttTAAAGTTACAAATTtgttaacaaaaaatttaaaccaaaaaatattattaagaattttaaaacataactaaaatatttatgtaattatgATTAACagtattaagtttttttaaaatggattatattgttaaatgtattgaaatgtgttataaaaaaccataaaaaattgaaaaaaaagtcttaaattattattaaaaattataaattaatataatttgtaaccatgttaaatttcaaattaaataatgttgtaaattgatataaaataattttgaaaatgcaataaaaaatagaaaaaacaatagattttaaaaatagttttgaatagcatatttttaaaatacatatcaaaacaattaaaatttggCAGGAGTATTACCTTTTACACATTTTAGTATATGAGTTGCGAATAAACTATTTCAAATGGTAATATTCAACACACTcatgatttatttttaataaagagaaaaaaaatatttattttaattaaatattatttattatagacCGTGTGGTCTGTGTGATTTAGTTATCAATTGAAACACACGAATAGAGGAGTTTATGGCCGCCCAGCCCGACGGCCCGCTCGAAATATAggaggatttgggtaaaaatataggcccaaaatatgggcttgggtaaaaaaaataggcccgtttagaaaacgggccgggcctcgggcaccacttttttggccctgGCCCGGCTCaacccgaatataataaatatatatttttatttttaaaatacttttaaaatattttttttaattttctaaattttttttggtgtttatttaaaaaatgggccgggccgagcccgGTCTTAGGAATTTTCCCCCAGGCCGGGTCTGGACAAAATTccaagcccatattttgggccgggcctAGGCCTAAGACTCGGGCTAAAAAATTTTTATGGGCCTAGCCCGAACCCGACccgcccatgaacacctctacacACGAATACAATCTATTGTAAAATTTATTAGAAAGAAAAGGATTTATTTTCAAAACTTCTAACATATATTCCTGAGAACAATATTTAAATGAAAAGCCTAGActtaatttaccatatatatagttaaatttgtttgtttttacctttttattatttttgtataaaacagagaaacattaacgaaaatttgatCAGTTAATATACtcaataatttgttttaaaacTAATTTACATGGTTAATTAATTACGGAAAAGCCAATTATATTGTTATTGTGgctaattaatataatttgcattttataatcaaattaaagttttgcagaaattaaaaaaataataagtcaACTGACATATCAACAGAAGAATGTCATCCCTTGTGGCAATACCAAGTCATTCATACAAAAGATTTCTTTGgatatatttcatataatatgATATCTACCACT
This region includes:
- the LOC107888375 gene encoding glycosyltransferase BC10 isoform X2, which translates into the protein MSGSRQRPYLKRPVWIIVLVNFVILFLIAAYLYPPATSAACFIFSPTDCTLLNQPPAPKIPTRELTDDETISQVVIKEILKTPPVESNNPKIAFLFLTPGQLPFEPLWAKFFQGHEGRFSVYVHASKEKPVHTSHYFMGRDIHSESVSWGKISMVDAERRLLAKALLDSDNQQFVLLSESCIPLQNFDYVYNYLMLTNVSFIDSFVDLGPHGSGRYSEHMMPEVETDDFRKGSQWFSMKRQHAIIVMADSLYYTKFRYYCKPNMEGRNCYADEHYLPTFFNMIDPVGIAKRSVTYVDWSERKWHPKSFKAEDITLKFLKNLTTIDDIVHFTSDEKRMLTGPCLWNGIKRPCYLFARKFYPETLERLMFYFSNYTTLSV
- the LOC107888375 gene encoding glycosyltransferase BC10 isoform X1, with translation MSGSRQRPYLKRPVWIIVLVNFVILFLIAAYLYPPATSAACFIFSPTDCTLLNQPPAPKIPTRELTDDETISQVVIKEILKTPPVESNNPKIAFLFLTPGQLPFEPLWAKFFQGHEGRFSVYVHASKEKPVHTSHYFMGRDIHSESVSWGKISMVDAERRLLAKALLDSDNQQFVLLSESCIPLQNFDYVYNYLMLTNVSFIDSFVDLGPHGSGRYSEHMMPEVETDDFRKGSQWFSMKRQHAIIVMADSLYYTKFRYYCKPNMEGRNCYADEHYLPTFFNMIDPVGIAKRSVTYVDWSERKWHPKSFKAEDITLKFLKNLTTIDDIVHFTSDEKRMLTGPCLWNGIKRPCYLFARKFYPETLERSIMCFSALKLTSSYIDNNTDAHRTDAQSANHIAFDFAYIGRKNRQVRKNEAVKFFDS